One segment of Rosa chinensis cultivar Old Blush chromosome 6, RchiOBHm-V2, whole genome shotgun sequence DNA contains the following:
- the LOC112171250 gene encoding cold shock domain-containing protein 3-like: MAIEQENLIFQEQESAERDSRRKGKATAESNEGTDAQGGFWKRRRTHQQAPAREAAAPARAAPVGQGAPLRCYNCKEIGHTAKACTKPKNLACFTCGQTGHFSRDCTQQQGRGQGNQQRQLPQGQTRVFAIDQQNTEEEGFTC, from the exons atggccattgagcaggagaacttgaTTTTCCAGGAGCAGGAGTCGGCTGAGAGGGACTCCCGAAGGAAGGGGAAGGCAACTGCTGAGAGCAATGAAGGGACAGATGCTCAGGGTGGGTTCTGGAAGAGGCGCAGGACTCATCAGCAGGCGCCAGCTAGGGAAGCGGCTGCACCTGCTAGAGCTGCACCTGTTGGGCAGGGAGCACCTCTGAGATGTTACAACTGTAAGGAGATTGGCCATACTGCTAAGGCTTGCACAAAACCGAAGAACTTGGCGTGTTTTACTTGTGGCCAGACAGGgcatttctcaagggattgtacccagcagcagggtaggggacaagggaaccAGCAGAGGCAACTGCCTCAGGGGCAGactagggtgtttgctattgatCAACAGAATACCGAGGAAGAAG GTTTTACTTGTTGA
- the LOC112174342 gene encoding probable polyribonucleotide nucleotidyltransferase 1, chloroplastic has translation MLWASSRAHYDSVSISWIKGLFLFCSLSLLVPRKNRKAFGIRALTDAGAAAAVDVTHPYLVKIPVGDYARHIGRQASGSLIVIDGETIFYTSVCLADAPSELSDFFPLSFHYQDCFSAAGWTSGGFFKREGRAKDHKVIVEHLSVEEIAGIKEAFQLMDTNNKGKVSLDQL, from the exons ATGTTATGGGCTTCGAGCCGAGCACATTACGATTCTGTTTCGATATCCTGGATTAAAGGTTTGTTTTTG TTTTGCAGTTTGTCCCTCCTCGTTCCCAGAAAGAATCGCAAGGCATTTGGCATCAGAGCTTTGACCGACGCCGGAGCTGCTGCGGCGGTTGATGTTACTCATCCTTATTTGGTCAAAATCCCCGTTGGTGATTATGCAC GTCATATTGGGAGACAAGCCAGTGGTTCTCTTATCGTCATAGATGGAGAAACT ATTTTTTACACATCTGTTTGTTTGGCTGATGCTCCAAGTGAACTGTCAGACTTTTTCCCTCTTTCCTTTCATTATCAGGACTGTTTTTCGGCAGCAGGTTGGACTAG TGGAGGCTTTTTCAAACGAGAAGGAAGGGCAAAAGATCACAAG GTCATAGTCGAGCATTTGTCAGTTGAGGAAATAGCTGGCATAAAGGAGGCATTTCAATTGATGGATACTAACAACAAAGGCAAGGTATCCCTGGATCAGCTTTGA